From a region of the Acinetobacter calcoaceticus genome:
- a CDS encoding ArsR/SmtB family transcription factor encodes MKDGLQIEEMKNAADSVVGILKSLANTDRLLILCHLAYEELNVSQIEEKTQITQPTLSQQLMMLRKSDVVSTRRDGKQIFYSIKDDNMHSILNTLHQLYCASK; translated from the coding sequence ATGAAAGATGGACTCCAAATTGAAGAAATGAAAAATGCGGCTGATTCAGTCGTTGGAATTCTCAAATCTCTGGCTAATACAGATCGTTTATTAATTTTATGTCATTTAGCTTATGAAGAGCTAAATGTCTCACAAATTGAAGAGAAGACCCAAATTACACAGCCCACTCTTTCACAACAGCTTATGATGTTACGTAAAAGTGATGTTGTATCAACTCGTCGTGATGGTAAGCAAATTTTTTATTCTATTAAGGATGACAATATGCATTCAATTTTAAATACGCTTCACCAGCTGTACTGTGCAAGTAAATAA
- a CDS encoding Maf family protein, giving the protein MVQPQIILASSSQTRKALMDRLGIDYICVSPDIDESPRDEAHADELAKRLAFTKAQVIAAQNPHAVVIGSDQVAWREHTPSDFIGKPMTIENAQAQLAENSGRTVFFSTALSVQWLEKNFEQTLVEHYQVKFRTLNQAEIERYIALDQPLHCAGSFKCESLGISLFEKMTGQDQTTLMGLPMIQLCHILRQLDLQIP; this is encoded by the coding sequence ATGGTACAGCCACAAATTATTTTGGCATCAAGCAGTCAAACACGCAAAGCCTTAATGGATCGCTTAGGGATTGACTATATCTGTGTTAGTCCAGATATTGATGAAAGTCCACGGGATGAGGCCCATGCAGATGAACTTGCGAAAAGATTGGCTTTCACAAAAGCCCAAGTGATTGCTGCACAAAATCCACATGCAGTTGTTATTGGTTCCGATCAAGTCGCATGGCGAGAACACACCCCAAGTGACTTTATTGGTAAACCAATGACTATTGAAAATGCCCAAGCTCAGTTAGCAGAGAATTCTGGTCGAACTGTATTTTTTAGTACTGCACTCAGTGTGCAATGGCTTGAAAAGAATTTTGAGCAAACGCTTGTTGAACACTATCAAGTTAAATTCCGAACCTTAAATCAGGCCGAAATTGAACGATATATTGCATTAGATCAACCACTCCATTGTGCTGGTAGCTTTAAGTGTGAAAGTTTAGGAATTAGTTTGTTCGAGAAAATGACAGGCCAAGACCAAACGACTCTTATGGGTTTACCCATGATTCAACTTTGCCATATTTTAAGGCAGCTAGATCTCCAAATTCCTTAA
- a CDS encoding phosphoglycerate kinase produces the protein MNFQRMTDLNLTGKRVLIREDLNVPVKNGVITSDARLRAALPTIKAALEKGAAVMVFSHLGRPVEGEPKPEQSLAPVAAYLTEVLGQEVKLLTDYLDGVEVEAGQVVLLENVRFNHGEKKNNPDLAQKYAALCDVFVMDAFGTAHRAEASTEGVARFAPVAAAGPLLAAELDALGRAMQTPEKPMVAIVAGSKVSTKLDVLNSLSTICDQLIVGGGIANTFLAAAGFNVGKSLYEADLVETAKQIAAKVSVPLPTDVVVADASQINFEDFLGSLAAAEAVVKKVEDVTSNDMILDVGPETAKAFANILTTSKTILWNGPVGVFEVDQFGEGTKALSLAVAQSAGFSIAGGGDTLAAIDKYNVADQIGYISTGGGAFLEFVEGKTLPAVAVLLERA, from the coding sequence ATGAATTTTCAGCGCATGACTGACCTTAACTTAACAGGTAAACGTGTTCTTATTCGTGAAGATTTAAACGTTCCTGTCAAAAATGGTGTGATTACTAGCGATGCTCGTTTGCGCGCGGCATTACCAACTATTAAAGCTGCTTTAGAAAAAGGTGCAGCTGTGATGGTGTTTTCGCATCTGGGTCGTCCTGTTGAAGGTGAACCAAAGCCAGAACAATCACTTGCACCAGTAGCTGCTTATTTAACAGAAGTATTGGGCCAAGAAGTTAAATTGTTAACAGACTACCTAGATGGCGTAGAAGTTGAAGCTGGTCAAGTTGTATTGCTTGAGAATGTGCGCTTTAACCATGGTGAAAAGAAAAATAATCCAGACCTTGCTCAAAAATATGCAGCACTATGTGATGTCTTCGTTATGGATGCATTTGGTACTGCTCACCGTGCAGAAGCATCTACTGAAGGTGTAGCTCGTTTTGCTCCTGTTGCAGCAGCTGGTCCTTTATTGGCTGCCGAATTAGATGCATTAGGCCGTGCAATGCAAACTCCTGAAAAGCCTATGGTTGCAATTGTTGCTGGTTCTAAAGTTTCAACTAAACTTGATGTTCTAAACTCACTTTCTACTATTTGTGATCAACTAATTGTTGGTGGCGGTATTGCAAATACATTCTTGGCAGCTGCTGGTTTCAATGTTGGTAAATCATTATACGAAGCTGACTTGGTTGAAACTGCAAAACAAATTGCTGCGAAAGTAAGTGTTCCACTTCCTACAGATGTAGTAGTTGCCGATGCATCACAAATTAATTTTGAAGATTTCTTGGGCTCTTTGGCAGCAGCTGAAGCAGTTGTGAAGAAAGTAGAAGATGTAACATCAAACGATATGATTTTAGATGTTGGTCCGGAAACAGCTAAAGCATTTGCAAATATTTTAACAACATCAAAAACGATTCTTTGGAATGGTCCTGTAGGCGTATTTGAAGTTGATCAATTTGGTGAAGGTACTAAAGCACTTTCTCTTGCAGTTGCACAATCTGCTGGTTTCTCGATCGCTGGTGGTGGAGATACTTTAGCTGCGATTGATAAATATAACGTTGCTGATCAAATTGGTTATATTTCTACAGGTGGTGGTGCTTTCCTTGAGTTTGTTGAAGGGAAGACTTTGCCAGCGGTGGCTGTTTTACTTGAGCGTGCTTAA
- a CDS encoding peptidylprolyl isomerase: MKTKHLKQFFKATTLAALISSSMHSFAQPADEVVAIVDNSVILKSDLQQGMTEAAHELQAQKKEVPPQQYLQFQVLDQLILRQAQLEQVKKYGIKPDEKSLNEAVLKVASQSGTKSLEAFQQKLDAMAPGTYESLRGRIAEDLAISRLRQQQVMSRIKISDQDVENFLKSPQGQAALGNQAHVIHMRITGDNPQEVQSVAQEVRSKLAQSNDINALKKLSTANAKVDGADMGFRPLSDIPAELAARITPLQEGQTTDLISVRDGVHVLKLIERKQNEQKALVPQFQTRHILIQPSEVVSIENAKQIIDNIYKRLKARDDFATLAATYSNDTGSARDGGSLGWVTPGMMVPEFDKKMQEIPVGEISEPFQTQFGWHILQVTEKREKDMTHEYQERMARQILGERQFNTEIDSWLREVRANAYVEIKDPSLDKKNLQK, encoded by the coding sequence ATGAAGACAAAGCATCTTAAACAGTTTTTTAAAGCAACTACCCTTGCTGCCCTAATCTCTTCATCAATGCATAGTTTTGCCCAACCCGCTGATGAAGTTGTGGCAATTGTGGACAATAGCGTAATTTTAAAAAGCGATCTTCAACAAGGGATGACTGAAGCCGCTCACGAACTACAAGCACAAAAAAAAGAAGTTCCACCTCAGCAATATTTACAATTTCAAGTGTTAGATCAATTAATCTTGCGTCAGGCACAACTTGAGCAAGTTAAAAAATATGGCATTAAACCTGATGAAAAAAGCTTAAATGAAGCCGTATTAAAAGTAGCAAGTCAATCTGGAACTAAGAGCTTAGAAGCCTTCCAGCAAAAGTTAGATGCTATGGCACCAGGGACTTACGAGAGTTTACGTGGTCGAATCGCTGAAGATTTAGCAATTAGCCGTTTGCGCCAACAACAAGTCATGTCTCGTATTAAAATTAGTGATCAAGATGTAGAAAACTTCTTGAAATCACCTCAGGGACAGGCTGCTCTAGGAAACCAAGCACATGTAATACATATGCGTATTACTGGTGATAATCCACAGGAAGTTCAATCTGTAGCTCAAGAAGTACGTTCAAAACTTGCGCAAAGTAATGATATAAACGCATTGAAAAAACTTTCAACTGCAAATGCAAAAGTTGATGGTGCTGACATGGGATTCCGCCCACTTTCAGACATTCCCGCCGAACTGGCAGCACGTATTACTCCATTACAAGAAGGCCAAACGACTGACTTAATTTCAGTACGTGATGGTGTACATGTTTTAAAGCTTATTGAACGTAAACAAAATGAGCAAAAAGCATTAGTACCTCAATTTCAAACTCGCCACATTCTGATTCAACCTTCAGAAGTGGTTAGCATTGAAAATGCCAAGCAAATTATCGATAACATCTATAAACGCTTAAAAGCTCGTGATGATTTTGCAACACTTGCGGCTACTTATTCAAATGATACGGGTTCGGCACGTGATGGCGGCAGCTTAGGCTGGGTAACTCCGGGCATGATGGTGCCTGAATTTGACAAAAAAATGCAGGAAATTCCTGTAGGTGAAATCAGCGAACCATTCCAGACTCAATTTGGTTGGCATATCTTGCAAGTAACTGAAAAACGTGAAAAAGATATGACTCACGAATATCAAGAGCGTATGGCACGTCAAATTTTAGGTGAACGCCAATTTAACACTGAAATCGATAGCTGGTTACGCGAAGTGCGTGCAAATGCATATGTAGAAATCAAAGATCCTAGTCTAGACAAAAAGAACTTACAAAAATAA
- the fba gene encoding class II fructose-bisphosphate aldolase (catalyzes the reversible aldol condensation of dihydroxyacetonephosphate and glyceraldehyde 3-phosphate in the Calvin cycle, glycolysis, and/or gluconeogenesis): MALISMRQLLDHAAEHNYGVPAFNVNNLEQMRAIMLAADATNSPVIVQASAGARKYAGAPFLRHLILAAIEEWPHIPVVMHQDHGTSPDICQRSIQLGFSSVMMDGSLGVDGKTPTSYEYNVDVTRNVVALAHACGVSVEGEIGCLGSLETGMAGEEDGVGAEGVLDHSQLLTSVEEATQFVADTNVDALAIAVGTSHGAYKFTRPPTGDILAIDRIKEIHAALPNTHLVMHGSSSVPQEWLKVINEFGGNIGETYGVPVEQLVEAIKHGVRKINIDTDLRLASTGAIRQFMAENPSEFDPRKYFAKTVDTMKQICIDRYEAFGTAGNADKIRPISLEKMVDRYK, translated from the coding sequence ATGGCACTCATTTCAATGCGCCAGCTCTTGGATCACGCTGCTGAACATAACTACGGCGTACCAGCATTTAACGTAAATAACTTAGAACAAATGCGTGCAATCATGCTTGCCGCGGATGCAACCAATTCACCTGTAATTGTTCAAGCATCAGCTGGAGCTCGCAAATATGCAGGCGCTCCATTCTTACGCCATCTTATTTTGGCTGCAATTGAAGAATGGCCACATATTCCAGTGGTAATGCACCAAGACCATGGTACAAGCCCTGATATCTGTCAGCGTTCAATTCAGCTTGGCTTTAGCTCAGTGATGATGGACGGTTCATTAGGTGTAGATGGTAAAACTCCTACATCTTACGAATACAATGTTGATGTGACTCGTAACGTTGTTGCTTTAGCACATGCATGTGGTGTTTCTGTCGAAGGTGAAATTGGCTGTTTAGGTAGCCTTGAAACTGGGATGGCAGGTGAAGAAGATGGCGTAGGTGCTGAAGGTGTACTTGACCATTCTCAACTTCTAACTTCTGTTGAAGAAGCGACTCAGTTCGTTGCTGATACAAATGTTGATGCACTAGCAATTGCAGTAGGTACTTCACACGGTGCGTATAAGTTTACGCGTCCACCTACAGGCGATATTCTGGCAATTGACCGCATTAAAGAAATTCATGCGGCATTACCAAATACTCACCTTGTAATGCATGGTTCGAGTTCTGTTCCGCAAGAATGGTTAAAGGTAATCAATGAGTTCGGCGGTAATATCGGCGAAACTTATGGTGTACCTGTTGAGCAACTTGTAGAAGCAATCAAACACGGTGTACGTAAAATCAACATTGATACTGATTTACGCTTAGCTTCAACTGGTGCTATTCGTCAGTTTATGGCGGAGAATCCATCTGAGTTTGATCCACGCAAATACTTTGCTAAAACAGTTGATACAATGAAGCAAATTTGTATCGATCGTTATGAAGCATTTGGTACAGCTGGAAATGCTGACAAGATCCGTCCAATTTCTTTAGAGAAAATGGTTGATCGTTATAAATAA
- a CDS encoding cupin domain-containing protein, producing MTEPLAVLGGITAEQFLAEYWQKKPLLVRNGLSEIVGLLEPQDVQELALEEHASARLIRQKDRNPNEWHVKSSPLTKGDFQKLPKLWTLLVQAVDHYSFDLSELWKKFPFIPQWRRDDIMVSYASKGGSVGKHFDFYDVFLVQGHGHRRWQLGQMCDANTAFVPNQPLKLLPEIDVQFDEVLAPGDLLYVPPGMAHYGVAEDDCLTFSFGFRMPNVAGMMERISDQFSANTLLQNPVLDIARKQMSQIGEINETELNHLKDLVLAQLQDSAALDAAIMSYMSEPKYPDNIPEADEIEADDLKEILHEGYEILLEPASRLLYTEQNGTLNFWGNGEALFIAESFEQKLKAIANGESLPFDSQFNDDGTLKNVAHLLNESILMLLPPAE from the coding sequence ATGACAGAACCTTTAGCAGTTTTAGGCGGTATTACTGCCGAACAATTTTTAGCAGAGTATTGGCAGAAAAAACCTTTACTTGTGCGCAATGGGCTTTCCGAAATTGTAGGTCTTTTAGAACCCCAAGATGTGCAGGAACTTGCTTTGGAAGAACATGCAAGTGCCCGACTCATTCGTCAAAAAGATAGAAATCCAAATGAATGGCACGTCAAGTCTTCACCTTTAACCAAGGGTGACTTTCAAAAGCTACCAAAACTGTGGACGCTTTTAGTACAAGCTGTAGACCACTACTCTTTTGATCTTTCTGAACTTTGGAAAAAATTTCCATTTATTCCTCAATGGCGCCGTGATGATATTATGGTGTCTTATGCATCTAAAGGCGGTTCAGTTGGAAAACATTTTGATTTTTATGATGTGTTTCTAGTTCAGGGTCATGGACACAGACGTTGGCAATTAGGACAAATGTGTGATGCAAACACTGCATTTGTACCTAATCAACCATTAAAACTTTTACCAGAAATAGACGTGCAATTTGACGAGGTCTTAGCGCCTGGTGATTTGCTATATGTTCCACCTGGAATGGCACATTATGGCGTGGCCGAAGATGATTGCCTAACGTTTTCATTTGGCTTTCGAATGCCAAACGTTGCTGGGATGATGGAACGTATTAGTGATCAATTTTCAGCTAATACTTTATTGCAAAATCCTGTTTTAGACATCGCACGTAAGCAGATGAGTCAAATTGGTGAAATTAACGAAACTGAACTGAATCACTTAAAAGATTTAGTTTTAGCTCAATTACAAGATTCAGCAGCACTTGATGCCGCTATCATGTCTTATATGAGTGAACCTAAATATCCAGATAATATTCCAGAAGCTGATGAAATCGAAGCCGATGACTTAAAAGAAATTTTACACGAAGGGTACGAAATTCTGTTAGAGCCAGCCTCTCGATTACTTTATACAGAACAAAACGGAACCTTAAACTTTTGGGGAAATGGTGAAGCCCTATTTATAGCTGAGTCTTTTGAGCAAAAATTAAAAGCGATTGCCAATGGAGAAAGCCTGCCTTTCGACAGCCAATTTAATGATGATGGAACACTAAAAAACGTTGCTCACTTATTAAATGAATCTATTTTGATGCTTTTACCCCCAGCAGAGTAA
- a CDS encoding DUF2237 family protein: MSIHPDPQINRLNVLGEPLASCCFDPITGYFRNGFCHTAVTDLGQHTVCAQMTSDFLNFSQKIGNDLITPLPEVDFPGLKPGDFWCICVTRWVEAYQAGQAPPIKIHACHQAVLSYVPLDVLMEFAV; the protein is encoded by the coding sequence ATGTCTATTCATCCAGATCCACAAATCAATCGTTTAAATGTTTTAGGGGAACCTTTAGCAAGCTGTTGTTTCGACCCTATTACTGGCTATTTTAGAAATGGCTTTTGCCACACAGCAGTAACAGACCTTGGTCAGCATACCGTATGTGCGCAAATGACCTCCGATTTCTTAAATTTCTCACAAAAAATTGGTAATGATCTTATTACCCCTTTACCAGAAGTAGATTTCCCTGGTCTAAAGCCTGGTGATTTCTGGTGTATCTGTGTTACTCGTTGGGTAGAAGCTTATCAAGCGGGTCAAGCCCCTCCCATCAAAATACATGCATGTCATCAAGCTGTATTAAGCTATGTGCCTTTAGATGTTTTAATGGAATTTGCAGTGTAA
- a CDS encoding TetR/AcrR family transcriptional regulator — translation MSKKDDIINTALRLFNSYSYNSIGVDRIINESGVAKMTFYKHFPSKEKLIEECLLLRNTLLQNSLTSALSKHDELEPLARIKAVFLWYSDWFNSEDFNGCMFQKALEEVLKQYPSTHQPATLYKAWLTQLMQNLLNQYDVKEPGPLSLLLVNILEGMTIQAQVEHGSIKIYDYWNRVEKLIDFERAA, via the coding sequence ATGTCGAAGAAAGATGACATTATTAACACCGCATTAAGACTTTTTAACTCATATAGCTATAATTCTATAGGTGTAGATCGCATCATTAATGAATCTGGCGTTGCAAAAATGACTTTCTATAAGCATTTTCCATCGAAAGAAAAATTAATTGAAGAATGCCTACTTCTACGGAATACGCTTTTACAAAACTCGCTTACTTCTGCCTTATCAAAACATGATGAGTTAGAGCCTCTTGCGAGAATTAAAGCAGTATTTTTATGGTATTCCGACTGGTTTAATAGTGAAGATTTTAATGGGTGTATGTTTCAAAAAGCTTTGGAAGAAGTTTTAAAACAATATCCGTCAACACATCAACCTGCCACTTTGTATAAAGCTTGGTTGACTCAACTCATGCAAAATCTTCTTAACCAATATGATGTAAAAGAACCAGGTCCTTTATCTTTACTACTCGTTAATATATTGGAAGGTATGACCATTCAAGCTCAGGTCGAGCATGGTTCAATAAAAATTTATGATTATTGGAATCGAGTTGAAAAGTTAATCGACTTTGAAAGAGCGGCTTAA